In Solanum lycopersicum chromosome 3, SLM_r2.1, the genomic stretch TACAAAAAATGACCTAGACTTTTAATATTCAGAATAACGTATAAGAAGGCAGGGGCTCGAGCAACTCAATAACTTTAAAaaggataatgcccaagtaccccctcaacctatgcccgaaatctcatagacacacttatactatactaaggtcctattactcccctaaacttattttattaataattttttactcctttttagcttacgtggcactatcttgtgggcccaacgatgactgactttttttttcgaactagtgccacgtaggctaaaaagggatagaaaattacatataaaataagttcagggggtaatagtaccttagtatagtataagtgtgtctctggaatttcgggcataggttgagggggtacttagGTATTTTCCCCTTTAAAAAAGAACTATATTCAAGAACCCTCATGTCATCATGTTAGACATGCATGTTAAAGGGCAATAtacctttatttaattttgaacatGTCACTATCTGCATACTTATCAACATCTTAAATATGGAATCAACAAGGTTGGGGTGTAGACTTTAACAcctcaccccccccccctttcatTCTGTTACAATTTGTttgtgaaaaaacttacaagataataaaattgtaagattaaattaaaaataaaatgaataaattaatctCTTCAGGTTGAGGCGCAGATATGTCGCTCTCTTTAAgaagattcaagcccactgcagcaaatgttttcaccggtccagcagaagtcttctttgacttgtcccctccaggatacaacaaccttcacaaagtataactcaacaactttggacaagagttgagtccaaagctccacaaaaaagaacacctcccttcaactaataagaactctcttttagactaaatctttcactctttgttttctcttgtgttttgtgtgtgtaccaaaccaaatgaagaccaccactatttatactacaagaagttttcctagcaatgaataggaagataatggagatagtaaatagtgaagataatggtctTAGGAGTTACAGAGGTTACATAGGTTACGAGTTACATAGgctacaaagagtaatggaggaattaagaatgaaataaagtgatggataaccaatgctaatggatgatgtagaagttatccattccaatgtttattGGAATGTTTTTATCTCACAATGAATTCAGCCAATAAAGCCAAAAGTAATGACATTACATGGCTACCAAGTCAAAGATGAATAGCATGATTAAATTGATAGTTTAAAACACAAATGCCTACCAAtggtcattcttataactctaaaataaagcaatttaatatgttaaatattaatattaaaatgctaataacctaacagaATCAGAATTCATAAACTTCAAAAATCACTGTTACAATtagaattcatgaacttcaaaaattttgaattcaatttgATCTCTCTATTTTGCGTTATCATGCATGATggaaataatgataataatatctCTCTGTGTAAAAGAGATCTAGATAGAAAGAAGGAGAAATTATAGGGTTTATTATACCTTAGAATAGTTGGAAGGAATAAGAGAAAAGAGCTTAGAAGAAAGATACTTCATTTGTTGCCGTTGAGTGGTTCATTGACACCATAATTTTAAGTATCAATACACGGGTGAGTTAAATCGTTCTATCTTGAGAGGATATATTTCATTAACCTCGAGTACTAGAGGTGAATAATTTCTTTAAGGAAATATTGTGTATTTAATGAACTCGATTTTCttctttgagaaaaatattttgtatactGTTACTAATTTGTTTCTGACTCTTCTCTCTACTAGTTTAAATTTTCAGTTTTGAATAGAAGATGAACCACACTTGCTAAATTAGAGCAAAGGCCATTGTATTCAGTATGTACATGTATACGTAAATCAATATGTCAGATCTTAGAGCAGATGGTTGCTATTCTAACTCAACTTGTCAAGATGAGTATATATGatatttgatgaaattcaacagagaatttttattttatactaacAAAAGAAACTTCACATTTTTATTCATACTATGCTCTACAAATTAAAGATACTGTCTTTTTTATTATCTAATTCTAAGAAATCTATATCTCATACTATACAAAGTTATTGACTTCTTTTATCTAACAAATTCTCATATACCTTTACatttgttaaagaatgacaagagtcccacatcggtggttaatAAGATGAGTGGACTCGttataaggcttggacaatcctcctccctttgagctagcttttaaAACCTAATTTCACGTGGTATCAGATCAGGGTCCGTCTCACTCGAAGTTGGAGtccccaaaattaaaattgtccacgcaccagatgctaagTACTGGtcgtgaggtggggtgttaaagaatgacaaaaatctCACATCAGTAGTTAATAAGATGGGTGAACTCGTTATAAGGCGCAATCCTCCTCTCTTTCGACTAGCTTTTGGGGATGAGTTAAGtttaagacctaatttcacaaacATCACTAATCAACTTTACACTCTTTATACTTTTACTGTTGTGCACTGACTTTCATAAAGTATCTTTGGGCAGACACTATTATTGGAATCCAATTACAACAtcaattctttaattattttttttggcagtgatgtctttttcttattttttctagaCACAATACAAAAGGTAATATTCGAGAGTCACTTATACGGTTATACCCTTGATCATTTCTCTCAAAAAGACGTTATATGAGCAAGTAGATATAGAAACTAAatataatttacttatttttttaaaaaaaataaaataatttaggaTATAATTAACAGTACACTCTTGAGGAACACATTAGTGTCCATATGTCGTTGGTATAAGtcaaatgaattttattttaaatttaacttagaACTCATATATGAACTAACATAATATTGATTGCACTTGAAACCTTCAAATTTTAGGTTCGCCTATGATCACAATTATCAGTTCTGTCATTTATGGtccaaatttattttggattaattttagaaataaggAGTTCATCTGAACATTTTTagtcaaaaaattatttgtatatatcatttaatttgTTACATTAAAGGCCATATATCCaattcacataattaattatattataggCTCTAGTAACACAACATGgctcaaatgaaaatttttaatttgtatgtGTTTGTTCTGTGTTCTTTGGCATAAACAATTTGAATAAGTATTAGTGTGATCTCCTTATTGATCTTTGcttgtaattaattaagtaaatttagCAAACCATCTTTTGTAATCTCAAATGGACCCTTGATGCATCAATCCCTAATCTAGCAATTTTCACCTGCAAACATTAGATAACAAGAAAAGCATTGTTAAATTTAGTTGTCAACATAAGTGATGGCAATTTAAGCCCATTTTTCATTGATCCATCTAAATAGCtcattaaatatgaattaaaagattaatttaaaatatgggTAATATTAAGAATTATACTCATATTTTATCCATAAAAATATGAGTATATTATGGTAAACTACGGATCAAATATGGATATTGCaagttttcttcaaattttcaaaaaatcttcTATTATAAAGTTTTAGAAgcgatttttcaaaattttcatatatggaTCCCTATTAATATTTCAACTCTCGACCACCACCCCAtgcttccaaaaaaaaaattaaaatttatttttaaaaaatatattgaacttcaaaatttcattttttttacccCTACCCTCGACCTCCCCCCCAACCCACCCCAACACAAGCCCCCTCACCGCCCACCccaaaaaataagattttagtttatttacaaaaaatgttttcaacttcgaattttattttttcatcactACCATCGTCCCCCATCACCCCCTTACCCCCACCcgcacccaaaaaaaaattaagtttgtttttaaaaaaatatattcaacttcaaatatttatttctcaCCCTATCCCTAGACCCACCCCAGCCATCGTCCCTTACCCCCACCTCGACCCCCCAACCCCCAACCccgaatttaattttttttttacttttataataaaattaaactaaatgaAGCATTTTCAACagatttcatctaaaaaaagactaaattattttctctgtattgaattcttaaataaagaactatttattcatgaaatatgGGTAAACTAGTATTTTACCCAATCCATTTATTACCCAACTCATTTTTTTCCATATCAAATATGGGCGGGTTGAATGATTACACATTTTATGTTTATCCATTTCAACCCGCCTACGTTTGACCAACCCGCCCATTTGTCACCACAGATCAGAATTAACTAGTTATACGTACATTATTTTCCATCATCttttttattacttaaatttacattccatctattttattttatgtaaatttgACTAGCACGGTATGTACGAAActtattattttgtgattttaaacggatgatttatataatatatatagaacAATATGTCCTTTGAACATGAAGATTTTAAAACATGTTAGGTAGGTTGTTGGAGttaaaaaagtactaaatattaTACAGATAAAGTGTCAAAAATACACCTAAACCTAAACTATTGAAAGtgtgagtttcatacctaaattatcactttttagtttgaAAAAACATACCTCAGTTGTGTGTGTAATGCActctattttatatgaaaaaacttTGACACATGACATTCCATATAGATTAAATATTCTatcttgataaaaattaaataataaaaaattaatattaattaaaattaaagtttactatccaaataaaaaattaaattatttttcttatctcacTCCACCACCTCCTCACGTAACCCCCCCCGATAATcccattctttttttaaaattaatcatttataaaatattattaaatatttcatatccCCCCGCACCGCACCGATAGAAATTgatattcttctattttaaaaaatctaccccatcctatttaattttttgcttctaatttttattttttacgttttcttattttgtgttagatatgctcgtacatatatttttcgaaaaaaaattctactagtgtacagaatataacataaacaactaaaaaatataaaaagtcttGTGGAGGCAAGTAAAACTATTTTCGATATGTATATCTAAACATTGgggaaaaattgaaaatggaGGGTTAAGTGAGATGggtagaattatatttttaagaaaataaaatgatatctaaattattatttgaggAAGGGGAGGAGatcaagtaaaaaatgaaatacttttattaaagaaattcaaacaacataaaaaacttttaaaaatggtgtagggtaagaaaaatatttttcattttattttacaaagaaaatattgtttttttacaatatttttttaattttttatttaactaatactaataatttatttatttttgtcgaAATTGAATATTTTGTCCATATGGAGTgtgatgtaaaaaaaatttaaaataaaagagagagagtgTATTACACATATCATGATAAGAGTGGTATAAAACAGAGAGATGTGTTTCTCAAACTTAAAAGTGATTTTAGATATGAAACTCAAAATTTCAATAGTTAAggtatgaaactaaaaaaaaaaagatagtttAGATGTTTTTGTGACACTTATCTCAACATTATATAAGATGACATTCTTTAAGATAGAGATTAAGGATGTGCCCCATTCTTAGGTCAGGTTTCACCCCTTCATTCTCCTTTAACTTATCCAATGAAGCCCTTTGAGgaaacctttttaaaaaaaaacaataattctaAAGAGAGATTACTACATACTCTCTATATCAATTTATGTGAAGTGATTTGACTGCCACATAGttttaagaatgaatgaaagacttttgaaaagttAAAAGTCAATTTGTTACAACTAAATATTATATCTGTCACTACTCTTGAAATTTACTAAACAAAAGAgaaatgtcatataaattagGACAAATTGAAATATGAATCACCTGAGCGTGGATCATATAATAAATTGTATCGTCAATTGTTGAATAATTAGCAGAAACAACTTGTGCTCCTTCTTGCTCTATGATTTTTATAACCTCTTGCAATATGAAGTTCTTTTGCAAACCACTCACTAAAATTACCTCTAGAGTTGAATCCAACTCTTTAACTTCAACCATTGGTGATTTAATACTACAAGTTGTTGTAGGCATGGATTTCTTTGAATCATCACATGTCTCTTGTGCAACCACTTCTTCCTTCCTTCTCTCTAATACttctattctttcttttaatTGCTTAATGTAAGTAATTGCAGCATCAATTTTGTCTTGCTTTGTCAAAACCTCCTGAAATTATTGTTTAACTAGCAAATCAGGAAAACTAACaacttgaaaatatatatgCTCTTTCGAAACAACTTAATCTTTTAGATAAGATAGTCACACACTTCAACATGCATGGTATCAGAGAAGGCAAAGGTCCTGCTCGATGAATCTCACTGCtacccaaataaaaaaaattccacatACTTggttcatgaaaaaaaaatctcatcttAAGTTTTTAGATGAAATGGTCACAGACTTAAAACAACAAGTTTTACCAAACAATATCGATAAATTACTTCAACAAGAAAAACGACGAAGAAGAAAAATACCTAGAGATAATCTATTTTTTCATTGTGCATTATAAAACAAATTTACTATTGATTTACGAtgagaaaaatctttatttctAGTGGTTTATGCATTCATGTGAGTGTGAGAGAGAAATAGGATTTTATACCTTAGTAGATTGGTGATGGTGGGGAGGAATGAGAGAAAAAAGTTTAGAAATAAGATACTTCATTTGGATTCTTCTAATCTTTTCTTGTGTTTTCCTCTCTATCTTTTCTGAAGCTGTAACAATATTAATATTGCTGCTTTCCATTTCCGTTATTGTATTTAATTAAGGGGATACGGTACGATAGAGATCGATCGATTCGATTCGATATTGTAATGTTTCAAGGGTAGatcttcatcatcatttatATAAAGGGGAGATATATCAAAGGAAATAGTGAGGAACTTGCAGAgtcaacaaaataaatgaaaaaaaaaaaagagtattcaTTCAATCTATGAATTGcatgaattaaaattgtatagTACTACTCCTAAGACGTATATGTTGACTTTCAAAATACACACCGTCCACACGTAGGAATAAAATCGTATAATCAATAATCGCTCACTAACACTAATATTAGGAGTACTAATTACTCTAATTTATTTCTATCttgaattttcattatttagtCTTAGATAGAGCTGTTAATGTAGGTTAGTCCATTCTATTCGggttattttatacaaatttttatattttatgggtCAGGTTGGACTAGCTCATTTTTGGCGTGGGCCAGGAAATGGTTGGTCCAATCCATAAGCACTTTGACTACAGACTTGTCGAGTCAgtccactttttaaaaaaattatagttcttttataattatcaaattcaactataaattataattaattaaaaatattatcataaatatcgataaaataatattacatgatgttaacTACTTGTTTATCAAatctacaaaataaaattatctttataatatttactaagttttttttcaagtaaaaatataaatatctaaataggttattaacataattattttgaatttagactctctttaattttaaattttaataatatattatattttttatttttattgaccCACGGTCGGACATATCTATATTTTTCAAGTCTCACAAATCAATATGCTTATTCAGATCTGACTTATAAAACCTTTTCGTAAATGGACTCCAAAATCTTAACCTAATCCTATTATATTCCAAATTAAGTCAAGTCCGCTAGTAGATATGTCCAACGGACCTATCCTATATTGACAGTTCTTAATCTCATATAAATGTATGTTCTAAGCATAATCTAAATCGTGATATTGTAGTTAACAAGACCGTCAAAgaagttgaaatattttttttctaaagtttGAATAACTTGATTTTGTTTTTCCCCAAAAAACAACGGAAAGAAACTTTGAACAACCATTGgggaaaaaattgtttttgatcTATTTTCGTAATTGGGGATAAAACAATTAGCCTGAGATAAAATTAACCCATTTTAAACCGTTCataaggtatatatatatttcatcattttctcttaattttatgCTCAGACAACTGAGAgattgaatttgatttttgattaaCATGACATTGATTTTTAAGGtatgcaataatattttttaaaaatttaaattgttaaaaataatatttattatttacttaaatatattttcaacagTATATCATATGAATCCTTGAAATCTTACGCAACTAAATAACTTGTTGTGAATTATCATTTATAAtctaataatttgaaatttggaaaaaagaattaatgttttgaattaaaagataaaaaacttGTGACCCAAATATGTGAGAAAAACGTACAATAATCCATCACCATACCataattaatgattaatatataaatatattggaCCTGATGAACAAACATTAATGCTTTACGTATTAATTTCTTGGAAGTCCTTGTTAAATAACCTATGATAGTGAGATTACATATGAACCACGCGCAATTCAAATAGTGTTGAAGtaaaataaagattatagttAATTAAATTGTTGAATTGACTTAGTCATGTATAAAGGACTCACCATTTAAAATATCTACTCTGATGTTTTAGACTTATAGTATTTGTaaagtttcttttttatatatttaaatttttagttcCACTCTATTAATTTAAACTATTATCTTTTGTTTCTTCATCTAGTTATaggaaaaacattatttttttcattgaaacttgaaaataatCGATgtctattttcttatatatttttatttaatcagtgaaaaaagaaaataaaaagacagAATGAAGGAAGTTTCCTGCTGTTTCGATTAGAATCTATTTCCAATCATACATTCTGTTAGTGCTTTGGTTCGATCAATGGGTGAGAAAAACACTATTTtataacacaatttttttattaaacgaTGAGTTgaagtttaaatatttgttttgaaagAGATATTAAAAGACCACACATACTACTTTTGACCGTTAcagtgattttttattttttaattcaaaaaaaattaaagttaaaagggATAAAAATGTTACGAAGGTAAAATACAACttaaattcttttctttttttatcataattgaaGGTTGAAGGAAATATTTTGGAGTGGACTTGGATGCTTATTTTTTGTTCAGtatgtttatttttcaaacaaaaatacgTAGTATGGAAGAAAATTTAGTGGTGATTAGATTTGACAGTAAAAAAGGAAATTGTGGAGAGTTCAATAGTTAGGAGTTGGGACTTATAGACTACATGTATAGTAA encodes the following:
- the LOC101248004 gene encoding transcription factor bHLH162-like, with product MESSNINIVTASEKIERKTQEKIRRIQMKYLISKLFSLIPPHHHQSTKEVLTKQDKIDAAITYIKQLKERIEVLERRKEEVVAQETCDDSKKSMPTTTCSIKSPMVEVKELDSTLEVILVSGLQKNFILQEVIKIIEQEGAQVVSANYSTIDDTIYYMIHAQVKIARLGIDASRVHLRLQKMVC